The following coding sequences are from one Flexibacter flexilis DSM 6793 window:
- a CDS encoding T9SS type A sorting domain-containing protein: APLTVTATPSATAVRFDWPSYTTNTYMYQIHYRVQGTSTWYGYQSTGYGAPTLAARVTGLTPNTTYEWRVRNACLPVAEDWNEWSSISTFTTGAARLGQELAQLSVYPNPTTGLVNVAGLSGAVNYVVYNSVGKQVLSGEQVVSQEAVLQLDLSAYPQGAYILKVMSAEGVATRQMILTGK, from the coding sequence GCGCCACTTACTGTTACCGCAACACCAAGTGCGACAGCAGTTCGATTTGACTGGCCATCTTACACCACCAATACCTACATGTACCAAATCCATTACCGAGTACAGGGTACAAGTACTTGGTACGGCTATCAATCTACAGGTTATGGAGCGCCAACTTTGGCTGCCCGCGTAACGGGTCTTACCCCAAATACTACTTATGAATGGCGTGTTCGTAATGCTTGTTTGCCAGTGGCGGAAGATTGGAACGAATGGTCTTCTATCAGTACGTTTACGACAGGTGCTGCGCGTTTGGGTCAGGAGCTAGCACAATTAAGTGTTTATCCAAATCCAACGACGGGTCTAGTTAATGTAGCAGGCTTGAGTGGTGCTGTGAACTATGTTGTTTACAATAGTGTAGGCAAACAAGTGCTGTCAGGCGAGCAAGTAGTAAGTCAAGAAGCCGTGTTACAATTAGATTTGAGTGCGTATCCACAAGGCGCATACATTTTGAAAGTAATGTCTGCGGAAGGGGTCGCTACTCGACAAATGATTTTGACTGGTAAATAA
- a CDS encoding OmpA family protein, with amino-acid sequence MIKKFTFLLLSFWLATHTLYAQIGDGPARKKLDKAIQDMNLARYEQAAASFTELYKQYPTDTLVNYGLGYCYAQSSNPNEQVKGIPYFEFALPSRSEDIPTTLPRDLAQLYHKAYRFEEAINLYTKYKNILPKNSAELKTIYRQVEMCRSGVVLMKKPLEVVIQNMGSEINTKYTEYSPIINGEEDLLIYTTLRPINVIDPKSGESREAECILYARKESGSTTWTSPKRLEGCDYNVASVALTPDAQKIILFVGATNGGGDLYIGDIDDNKVVNLRAFESKINSAGLENSGSLSSDEQVLYFSSNRAGGFGGQDLYKIEKDKNGRWANPINLGAEVNTKYDEEAPFIHPDKKTLYFHSSGHNSMGNDDIFKTIMVNGKFTKPTNMGYPINSTYNDNFFVVSPDGKKGYFSSDRPGGFGGQDIYFLGIPEEQDVVPLTLVKGRVLAGDSLKPVPTKIKVIDKATKQLVKGVYHPDRKTGNYLIIFPPGKNYDMIVEAKGYVPHTININIPDQTYFHELYQQIHLKPVKQFDVVVGQQVTVQNAFKDVNPNGGSEKIKVTPRMANEAMLVRDSLDVYDLMDNVIAASDSTAFEYLLDLMFKVNPLDKVNFKDSAIAEPPVTATFFFDEKDKLVPMIVGNDTIYTAPVLYTDSADLHKNRPVMLEGKQPEAAVYKAVTRIYFDSDKADLKAEYYAALDKVIAQLKEYPSVAVEVDGYADSDGNKDYNLKLSNRRAKEVLKYMTGKGVLRRRVVAKGFGQLLREGKIKSDTDKQKDRKVEIKIVKAPQHNGK; translated from the coding sequence ATGATTAAAAAATTTACATTTCTACTTCTTTCCTTTTGGTTGGCAACACATACCCTCTATGCACAAATTGGCGATGGCCCTGCAAGAAAAAAATTAGACAAAGCCATTCAGGACATGAATTTGGCCAGATACGAGCAAGCAGCCGCTTCTTTTACCGAATTATACAAGCAGTACCCTACCGATACGCTTGTCAATTATGGTTTGGGATATTGCTATGCCCAATCAAGCAACCCCAACGAACAAGTAAAAGGGATTCCTTATTTTGAATTTGCATTACCAAGCCGCAGCGAAGACATTCCCACAACGCTCCCCCGCGACCTTGCGCAGCTTTATCACAAAGCGTATCGCTTTGAAGAGGCTATAAATCTTTATACCAAATACAAAAATATCTTACCTAAAAACTCGGCGGAACTAAAAACCATTTACCGCCAAGTAGAAATGTGTCGTAGTGGTGTGGTATTGATGAAAAAACCATTGGAGGTTGTTATCCAAAATATGGGTTCTGAAATCAACACTAAGTACACAGAATACAGCCCTATCATCAATGGCGAAGAAGATTTGTTGATTTATACAACTTTGCGTCCTATCAACGTTATTGACCCAAAATCTGGCGAAAGTCGAGAAGCTGAATGTATTTTATATGCACGCAAAGAGAGCGGCAGTACAACTTGGACAAGCCCCAAACGCTTAGAAGGTTGTGATTATAATGTTGCTTCTGTGGCACTTACGCCCGATGCACAAAAAATCATTTTGTTTGTAGGCGCGACCAACGGCGGTGGAGACCTCTATATCGGCGACATTGACGACAATAAAGTAGTGAACTTGCGTGCCTTTGAATCTAAAATTAATTCGGCTGGCCTAGAAAACAGCGGCAGTCTTAGCTCAGATGAGCAAGTTTTGTATTTCTCAAGTAATCGTGCTGGCGGCTTCGGCGGACAAGATCTTTACAAAATAGAAAAAGACAAAAATGGTCGTTGGGCAAATCCCATAAACTTAGGCGCAGAAGTAAACACCAAGTACGACGAAGAAGCTCCATTTATTCACCCAGACAAAAAAACATTGTATTTCCATTCGAGCGGCCACAACTCAATGGGCAATGACGATATTTTCAAAACCATTATGGTCAATGGCAAATTCACGAAGCCAACCAATATGGGCTATCCCATCAATAGCACTTACAACGACAATTTCTTTGTAGTGTCGCCCGACGGCAAAAAAGGCTATTTCTCTTCCGACCGCCCAGGCGGATTTGGCGGCCAAGACATTTATTTCTTGGGTATTCCTGAAGAACAAGACGTAGTTCCGCTGACACTCGTTAAAGGTCGCGTGTTGGCTGGCGACTCGCTCAAGCCCGTTCCGACCAAAATCAAAGTAATTGACAAAGCAACCAAGCAATTGGTAAAAGGGGTTTATCACCCAGACCGCAAAACAGGTAACTACTTGATTATCTTCCCTCCTGGCAAAAATTATGATATGATCGTGGAAGCAAAAGGTTATGTACCACACACGATTAACATCAATATTCCAGACCAAACGTATTTCCATGAGCTTTACCAACAAATCCACTTAAAACCTGTAAAACAGTTTGATGTGGTGGTAGGTCAGCAAGTTACCGTACAAAACGCCTTCAAAGACGTAAATCCAAACGGCGGTTCGGAGAAAATCAAGGTTACGCCGCGCATGGCTAACGAAGCGATGTTGGTGCGCGATAGCTTAGATGTGTACGATTTGATGGACAACGTAATTGCAGCCAGCGATAGCACTGCATTTGAATATCTTTTGGATTTGATGTTTAAAGTAAATCCTTTGGATAAAGTGAATTTCAAAGATTCGGCCATTGCCGAGCCGCCCGTTACGGCTACATTTTTCTTTGACGAAAAAGACAAGCTCGTGCCAATGATCGTAGGCAACGACACGATTTATACAGCCCCTGTCCTTTATACTGACTCGGCAGATTTGCACAAAAATCGCCCTGTAATGTTGGAAGGCAAACAACCTGAAGCAGCTGTTTACAAGGCCGTTACACGCATTTACTTCGATTCGGATAAAGCTGATTTGAAAGCCGAATATTATGCTGCTTTGGATAAAGTAATTGCGCAGTTGAAAGAATATCCGAGCGTAGCCGTAGAAGTAGATGGTTATGCGGATTCAGACGGCAATAAAGATTACAACCTTAAATTATCGAATCGCCGTGCCAAAGAAGTGCTAAAATACATGACAGGCAAAGGCGTTTTGCGCCGTAGAGTGGTAGCCAAAGGCTTTGGACAATTGCTCCGCGAAGGCAAAATCAAGTCTGATACCGACAAACAAAAAGACCGTAAAGTGGAAATTAAAATCGTAAAAGCACCGCAACACAACGGCAAATAA
- a CDS encoding AMP nucleosidase, producing MKTKDEIVENWLPRYTGMALDEFGEYILLTNFGNYVELFAEKFGVSITGKDKAMQAATAQNITIINFGMGSPMAATVMDLLSAIKPKAVLFLGKCGGLKRKTQIGDLILPIAAIRGDGTSNDYLPPEIPALPSFRLQRAVSSMIKKHELDYWTGTVYTTNRRVWEHDEKFKDYLREIRAMGIDMETATIFVVGFINEIPHGALLLVSDNPMIPEGVKTSESDKKVTSGFVQKHLEIGIDSLKELANSGESVKHLRFE from the coding sequence ATGAAGACAAAAGACGAAATTGTAGAAAACTGGTTGCCGCGTTATACGGGTATGGCACTCGACGAGTTTGGCGAATATATTTTACTTACCAACTTTGGAAATTATGTGGAGCTATTCGCCGAGAAATTTGGCGTGAGTATCACGGGTAAAGATAAGGCAATGCAAGCAGCTACCGCTCAAAACATAACCATCATTAACTTTGGTATGGGTAGCCCGATGGCCGCAACGGTTATGGATTTGCTCAGTGCCATTAAGCCTAAAGCAGTATTGTTTTTGGGTAAATGCGGTGGTTTGAAACGCAAAACACAAATTGGAGACTTGATTTTGCCGATTGCAGCGATTCGCGGCGATGGTACAAGCAACGATTATTTGCCGCCCGAAATTCCTGCTTTGCCTTCGTTCCGTTTGCAACGCGCCGTGTCGTCTATGATTAAAAAACACGAATTAGACTACTGGACAGGTACGGTTTATACCACCAACCGCCGCGTATGGGAACACGACGAAAAATTCAAAGATTATTTGCGCGAAATTCGTGCGATGGGTATTGATATGGAAACGGCTACAATTTTTGTGGTTGGTTTTATTAACGAAATTCCACACGGTGCATTGCTTTTGGTATCGGATAATCCAATGATTCCAGAAGGCGTAAAAACATCGGAAAGCGACAAAAAAGTAACTTCTGGTTTTGTGCAAAAACACTTAGAAATTGGCATTGATTCGTTGAAAGAATTAGCTAATTCGGGCGAGTCTGTGAAGCACTTACGTTTTGAATAA
- the recQ gene encoding DNA helicase RecQ, with translation MILEEPITTERLKNKLREVFGYNQFRGEQEAIIKHILEGRNTFVIMPTGAGKSLCYQLPALMCTGTAIVISPLIALMKNQVDQLNAVGVNAQFLNSTLSKGEMNKVKKEVLSGEVKLLYVAPESLTKEENIAFLQKANISLVAIDEAHCISEWGHDFRPEYRKIKNIVDMLGNLPVVALTATATPKVQIDIQKNLQMEEAAVFKSSFNRKNLLYEVRPKVNSKKQLIKFVKANKGKSGIVYCLSRKKVEEIAELLRVNDVRALPYHAGLDASVRMNNQDSFLNEQAEVIVATIAFGMGIDKPDVRFVIHYDAPKSLEGYYQETGRAGRDGLEGTCIMFYSYDDILKLEKFNKDKSVTERDNARNLLQEMADYADSSVCRRRQLLHYFGEMLDKDCGFCDNCLKPKEKYTVEDEVVMALNAVVQTDERFGIDHLCDVLTGTENDYVKSYNHNQLPIFGKGAEHETKYWYSLLRQVMLYDFLEKDIDNYGILRLSDKGRAYLAAPYMVTLSKDHEYSDEEMEEEVEEDRNNLAAKSYDEALFEMLKNLRKRVAKEKNLPPYVIFQDPSLEEMATTYPITAQDLSQVNGVGMGKVNKFGKPFIDLIQKYIEENDIETASEVVIKSAVNKSKTKIFVIQQIDRQVDLEEIAEFQNMSMPELIEEIEHICYSGTRLDLSYYIDQILDEERQDEIFDYFMNAETDSMKVAMDELGSEYSEEELRLMRIHFLSEVAN, from the coding sequence ATGATATTAGAAGAACCCATCACCACCGAACGACTAAAAAACAAATTACGTGAAGTATTTGGTTATAATCAGTTTCGTGGCGAGCAAGAAGCCATTATCAAACATATTTTAGAGGGAAGAAATACTTTTGTGATAATGCCCACTGGGGCTGGCAAGTCGCTTTGTTATCAATTGCCTGCGCTCATGTGTACGGGGACGGCCATTGTCATTTCGCCGCTTATTGCGCTGATGAAAAATCAGGTTGACCAACTCAATGCCGTTGGTGTAAACGCTCAATTCCTGAACTCTACGCTTTCTAAAGGCGAGATGAACAAGGTAAAAAAAGAAGTGTTGAGCGGAGAAGTAAAGCTGCTGTATGTTGCCCCTGAGTCACTTACTAAAGAAGAAAATATTGCCTTTTTGCAGAAAGCGAATATTTCGCTGGTGGCCATCGACGAGGCGCACTGTATTTCGGAATGGGGACACGATTTCCGCCCCGAATACCGCAAAATCAAAAATATCGTGGACATGCTCGGTAATTTGCCTGTCGTAGCCCTTACCGCAACGGCTACGCCCAAAGTGCAAATTGATATTCAGAAAAACTTGCAGATGGAAGAGGCGGCAGTGTTTAAGTCATCGTTCAACCGCAAGAATTTACTTTACGAGGTTCGCCCCAAAGTCAATAGCAAAAAGCAGCTTATCAAGTTCGTGAAAGCCAACAAAGGCAAATCAGGCATTGTGTATTGTTTGAGCCGCAAAAAAGTAGAAGAAATCGCTGAACTTTTGCGCGTGAACGATGTAAGAGCTTTGCCATATCATGCGGGTTTGGACGCGTCCGTGCGCATGAACAATCAAGATTCGTTCCTTAACGAGCAAGCCGAGGTAATTGTGGCTACTATCGCTTTCGGAATGGGCATTGATAAGCCCGATGTGCGTTTTGTGATTCACTACGACGCGCCAAAATCGTTGGAAGGTTATTATCAAGAAACGGGTCGTGCGGGTCGCGATGGGCTGGAAGGTACTTGTATCATGTTTTACAGCTACGACGACATCCTAAAATTAGAAAAATTCAATAAAGATAAATCCGTAACAGAGCGCGACAACGCCCGCAATTTGTTGCAAGAAATGGCTGATTATGCAGACTCTTCGGTTTGTCGTCGCCGCCAATTGCTGCATTATTTTGGGGAAATGCTCGACAAAGATTGTGGTTTTTGCGATAACTGCCTTAAACCCAAAGAGAAATACACGGTAGAAGATGAAGTGGTAATGGCACTCAATGCCGTTGTGCAAACCGACGAACGCTTTGGTATTGACCACTTGTGCGACGTACTGACAGGTACTGAAAATGACTACGTGAAAAGCTACAATCACAACCAATTGCCGATTTTTGGCAAAGGTGCAGAACATGAGACAAAATACTGGTATTCGTTGCTGCGCCAAGTGATGTTGTATGATTTTCTGGAAAAAGACATCGACAATTACGGAATATTGAGACTTTCGGACAAAGGTCGTGCGTATTTGGCCGCGCCGTACATGGTAACACTTTCCAAAGACCACGAGTACTCGGACGAAGAAATGGAGGAAGAAGTAGAGGAAGACCGCAATAATTTGGCGGCCAAGTCTTACGACGAAGCCTTATTTGAGATGCTCAAAAACTTGCGTAAGCGCGTAGCCAAAGAGAAAAATTTGCCGCCTTACGTGATTTTCCAAGACCCATCTTTGGAAGAAATGGCCACCACGTACCCGATTACGGCGCAGGATTTGAGCCAAGTCAATGGCGTGGGAATGGGCAAAGTGAACAAATTTGGCAAGCCATTTATTGACCTGATTCAAAAATACATCGAAGAAAACGACATCGAAACGGCTTCGGAAGTAGTGATAAAGTCGGCGGTGAACAAGTCCAAAACCAAGATTTTTGTGATTCAACAGATTGACCGACAGGTGGATTTGGAAGAAATTGCCGAGTTTCAGAATATGTCTATGCCCGAACTTATCGAAGAGATTGAACATATTTGTTATTCGGGAACGCGCCTTGATTTGAGCTACTACATCGACCAGATTTTGGACGAAGAACGTCAAGACGAAATTTTTGATTATTTCATGAATGCCGAAACCGACAGCATGAAAGTAGCCATGGATGAACTGGGGAGCGAATACTCAGAAGAAGAATTAAGGCTGATGCGAATACATTTCTTGTCGGAAGTAGCCAACTAA
- a CDS encoding KpsF/GutQ family sugar-phosphate isomerase, giving the protein MKLQINIHKIATNVLKKEAEAVLQLASLLQDSDFEACVEAILDCAGRVVITGIGKSAIIAQKIVATLNSTGTPALFMHAADAIHGDLGMIQANDFVIAISKSGNTPEIKMLVPLLKRTGVQMAALVGNKNSYLAQQSDFILDASVDSEACPLNLAPTTSTTTALALGDALAVCLLEARNFTSEDFARYHPGGTLGKRLYLRVADLFGQHDLPTVNPQATVSEIIMEITSKRLGATAVVDTDSKLLGIITDGDIRRMLNRHTDLSGIKATDLMNTTPKTIEADEYAVKALEQMQHYNITQLVVLRDGQLAGFVHLHDLLREGLV; this is encoded by the coding sequence TTGAAACTACAAATAAATATTCACAAGATTGCAACAAATGTTTTAAAAAAAGAAGCAGAAGCCGTGTTGCAATTAGCATCTTTGCTTCAAGACAGTGATTTTGAGGCTTGTGTCGAAGCTATTTTGGATTGTGCGGGGCGAGTTGTCATTACAGGAATTGGCAAAAGTGCCATTATCGCCCAAAAAATCGTTGCAACCCTCAATTCTACGGGTACTCCTGCCCTTTTCATGCACGCTGCCGACGCTATTCACGGCGATTTGGGCATGATTCAGGCCAATGATTTTGTCATTGCCATTTCCAAAAGCGGCAATACACCCGAAATCAAAATGTTAGTGCCTTTGCTCAAACGCACAGGCGTACAAATGGCGGCGTTGGTAGGCAACAAAAATTCTTATTTGGCACAACAATCTGACTTTATTTTGGATGCCAGCGTAGATTCTGAAGCTTGCCCGCTCAATCTTGCCCCCACGACCAGCACAACCACCGCTTTAGCATTAGGCGATGCCTTAGCGGTTTGTTTGTTGGAGGCTCGCAACTTCACCAGCGAAGATTTTGCACGTTATCACCCAGGCGGAACGCTTGGCAAACGCCTGTATTTGCGCGTGGCCGACCTTTTTGGGCAGCATGATTTGCCGACCGTAAACCCACAGGCCACTGTTTCAGAAATCATTATGGAAATAACGTCCAAACGTTTGGGCGCGACAGCGGTCGTGGATACGGACAGTAAATTGTTGGGAATTATTACCGATGGCGACATTCGTCGTATGCTCAACAGACATACTGACCTTTCGGGAATTAAGGCAACCGACCTAATGAACACGACTCCCAAAACCATCGAAGCCGATGAGTACGCCGTGAAAGCCTTAGAACAAATGCAACATTACAACATTACGCAGTTGGTGGTGTTGCGAGACGGGCAACTGGCTGGATTTGTGCATTTGCACGACCTTTTGCGCGAAGGTTTGGTCTAA
- a CDS encoding thioredoxin family protein, with amino-acid sequence MTFEQYCQYFETIINKHNEEQAAPYDKPEYIDYTRLNWARMTRWLKTAHLTDALKAALHNIKTPQHWIIITEPWCGDAAHCVPFLHLASQQNPLIAVTYELRDAEPFRINDYLTRGGKAIPKLIVKDAHGHDLTTWGPRPAACQVVYDALKAENADFERVKTEIQMWYNHNKGVDIQQELTDLFNK; translated from the coding sequence ATGACATTCGAGCAGTATTGCCAGTATTTCGAAACCATTATTAACAAACACAACGAAGAGCAAGCCGCTCCTTACGACAAACCCGAATACATCGACTATACACGCCTGAATTGGGCACGCATGACGCGCTGGCTCAAGACCGCGCACCTCACCGACGCGCTCAAAGCGGCCTTACACAACATCAAAACCCCGCAACACTGGATTATTATTACCGAACCATGGTGCGGCGATGCGGCGCATTGCGTTCCGTTTTTGCATTTGGCCAGCCAACAAAACCCATTGATTGCGGTTACTTATGAGTTGCGCGATGCCGAGCCGTTCCGCATCAACGATTATCTTACGCGCGGCGGCAAAGCAATTCCAAAACTCATCGTTAAGGATGCGCACGGCCACGATCTAACGACATGGGGGCCACGTCCTGCCGCTTGCCAAGTCGTTTACGACGCACTCAAAGCCGAAAATGCCGATTTCGAACGCGTCAAAACAGAAATACAGATGTGGTACAACCACAACAAAGGCGTTGATATTCAACAAGAACTCACAGACCTGTTTAATAAATAA
- a CDS encoding Crp/Fnr family transcriptional regulator, producing MIEALFLNISRHISSSPADIKQFCDLFSFQQIHKKEFLLRKGEVCKFEAFVTKGLFKVYHIDAKGTEQILYFGMEDWWITDIDSFMNQEPSRLFIEAIEDSEIWLISKKDKDFAYEHYPIVEKLFRIMTQKTHTALQRRVIDNMSKTAEQRYWEFMEKYPSLGQRLTNIQIAAYLGISHEFLSKIRRKAARPRPNS from the coding sequence ATGATAGAAGCTCTTTTTCTTAATATATCTCGTCATATATCCAGTTCGCCAGCTGATATAAAGCAATTTTGTGATTTGTTTAGCTTTCAACAAATTCATAAAAAAGAATTTCTATTACGAAAAGGCGAAGTATGCAAGTTTGAAGCCTTTGTAACTAAAGGGCTTTTTAAAGTATATCATATTGATGCCAAAGGAACGGAACAGATTCTATATTTTGGTATGGAAGACTGGTGGATTACGGATATAGACAGTTTTATGAATCAAGAACCATCGCGATTGTTTATAGAAGCCATTGAAGATAGCGAAATATGGCTTATTAGTAAAAAAGATAAAGATTTTGCGTACGAACATTATCCAATAGTAGAAAAACTTTTTAGGATAATGACACAAAAGACACACACTGCGTTGCAACGGCGCGTCATTGATAACATGAGCAAGACAGCAGAACAACGTTATTGGGAATTTATGGAAAAATATCCTTCTCTTGGTCAAAGACTTACCAACATACAAATCGCAGCTTATCTGGGAATAAGTCATGAGTTTTTGAGTAAAATAAGGCGGAAAGCGGCACGGCCTCGACCGAATAGTTAA
- a CDS encoding DoxX family protein: MQKNTDLGLLVLRISLGGLMLFHGVAKVLHGISFLTETMGLFGYAVYIGEVIAPLAILLGWRSRIASVFFGITCVVAIGMVHSKELFSISEHGGYANELLMLYLLGSVTLFFTGAGKYSVSSSNNWD; encoded by the coding sequence ATGCAAAAGAACACAGATTTAGGATTGTTAGTGCTGCGTATCAGCTTGGGAGGCTTGATGTTGTTTCATGGCGTAGCGAAAGTACTTCATGGTATTTCGTTTCTGACCGAAACGATGGGTTTGTTTGGTTATGCGGTGTATATCGGTGAAGTAATTGCGCCGTTGGCGATATTGTTGGGCTGGAGAAGCCGTATAGCGAGCGTGTTTTTTGGGATTACGTGCGTGGTCGCCATTGGCATGGTGCATAGCAAGGAATTATTTAGCATTAGCGAACATGGAGGCTATGCGAATGAATTATTGATGCTTTATTTGTTGGGTTCGGTAACGTTGTTTTTTACGGGAGCGGGCAAATATTCGGTATCATCAAGTAATAATTGGGACTAA
- a CDS encoding nuclear transport factor 2 family protein, translating into MTNLAIIRSTYEGASASEQGAALSAHSAEDIRWTEAAGFPYAGTYVGLSSVQAHVFSRLDSDWQDFRFEVETYVSSEDKVVAIGTYKGTYKATNVSFSARATHVWQLRDGKIRAFEQFVDSKSVVDAMQ; encoded by the coding sequence ATGACAAATTTAGCCATTATACGAAGTACTTACGAAGGGGCAAGCGCGTCGGAACAAGGTGCAGCCCTTTCGGCTCATTCGGCGGAAGATATTCGTTGGACAGAAGCAGCAGGGTTTCCGTATGCGGGGACGTATGTGGGTTTGTCCTCGGTGCAAGCCCATGTATTTAGCCGCTTGGATAGCGACTGGCAAGACTTTCGTTTTGAAGTGGAGACTTATGTGTCCAGTGAAGATAAAGTAGTTGCCATCGGGACGTATAAAGGTACTTACAAGGCGACCAATGTTTCTTTTTCGGCTCGTGCTACCCATGTTTGGCAGTTGAGAGACGGTAAGATTAGGGCGTTTGAACAATTTGTTGACAGTAAGTCTGTGGTAGATGCCATGCAGTAA
- a CDS encoding DsbA family protein gives MKVIYVMDPLCGWCYGNEDNVLKLYEKYKSTVDFEVIPGGMWAGDNVRKQSPQMVNYFMRHDEAIAKKTGATFGTAYMELLKKELVLDSEIPSRAIVAVQKIAPAQSIPFMVAVQKARYYNGKDLNLTATYLPLCDGLGISQAAFLEAFGSEAVRQSTLQTFRKATQYAQAYPTMLVEKNGALTVIEQGYAPLNTLEESIDALKK, from the coding sequence ATGAAAGTAATTTATGTGATGGACCCTTTGTGCGGTTGGTGTTATGGTAATGAAGATAACGTCTTAAAACTGTATGAAAAATATAAAAGTACGGTTGATTTTGAAGTAATTCCTGGTGGTATGTGGGCGGGAGATAATGTACGGAAACAATCTCCACAGATGGTTAATTACTTTATGCGCCATGATGAGGCAATTGCGAAAAAAACAGGCGCAACGTTTGGAACAGCCTACATGGAATTGCTGAAAAAAGAACTCGTCTTGGATAGTGAAATACCGTCAAGAGCCATTGTTGCGGTGCAAAAAATAGCTCCAGCGCAAAGTATTCCTTTTATGGTAGCTGTTCAAAAGGCACGTTATTATAATGGAAAAGATTTGAATTTGACAGCTACTTATCTTCCGCTTTGTGATGGCTTAGGGATTTCGCAAGCAGCGTTTTTAGAGGCCTTTGGTTCGGAAGCAGTACGCCAAAGTACGCTTCAAACCTTTAGGAAAGCGACGCAATATGCGCAGGCTTACCCGACAATGCTCGTAGAAAAGAATGGGGCACTCACTGTTATAGAACAAGGTTATGCACCACTGAATACGTTGGAAGAAAGTATTGATGCTTTAAAAAAATAA
- a CDS encoding MoaF-related domain-containing protein has product MKKILVSFAVAGLFAACQPKHEGQTSTASTSVSDSVGQGEDYRLVGKNAVLEYPTFKAEVSYLTDSTLHWKTTSSDGKVEEGTEQVFLKKLNEHQYFLNWIEETGFTVSQVIDVKAGQVTAFGSFADAQSPRGQRSSVNLEGHFRFVK; this is encoded by the coding sequence ATGAAAAAAATATTAGTAAGCTTCGCTGTGGCGGGGTTGTTTGCGGCGTGCCAGCCGAAGCATGAAGGGCAAACAAGTACGGCCAGTACAAGCGTTTCGGATTCTGTCGGGCAAGGGGAAGACTACCGTTTAGTTGGAAAGAATGCCGTATTGGAGTATCCGACATTTAAGGCGGAAGTATCGTATCTGACGGATAGCACGTTGCACTGGAAAACGACTTCTTCTGATGGGAAAGTAGAAGAAGGCACAGAGCAAGTATTTTTGAAAAAGCTCAACGAACATCAGTACTTTTTGAATTGGATAGAGGAAACAGGCTTTACGGTGAGTCAGGTAATTGATGTAAAAGCAGGCCAAGTAACGGCATTTGGGTCATTTGCCGACGCACAAAGCCCAAGAGGGCAAAGAAGTAGCGTGAACCTCGAAGGCCATTTTAGATTTGTTAAATAA